A section of the Pseudomonas lini genome encodes:
- a CDS encoding TIGR02444 family protein, which yields MSSDLWSFSVITYSRRGVERACLQLQSAGVNVCLLLCGLWLEERGVTYDKQRLQLLRDVAGPWDADVVQPLRALRLQWKAAASEDAGLNDLREQVKSLEMEAERHLLSRLERVAQSWPQYEETERTAWLEGVAADAANLDRDALHQLRVAVTGT from the coding sequence ATGTCCTCTGACCTGTGGAGTTTTTCCGTTATCACTTACTCCCGTCGCGGAGTAGAACGTGCGTGCCTGCAATTGCAGTCGGCAGGCGTGAATGTGTGCCTGCTGCTGTGCGGGTTGTGGCTTGAAGAACGTGGAGTTACCTACGACAAACAACGCTTGCAGCTGCTTCGCGATGTAGCCGGGCCTTGGGACGCGGATGTCGTGCAACCGTTGCGCGCATTGCGCCTGCAATGGAAAGCCGCCGCTAGCGAAGATGCCGGGCTGAATGATTTGCGCGAACAAGTAAAGTCACTGGAGATGGAAGCCGAACGACATCTGCTGTCACGGCTGGAACGAGTGGCACAGAGTTGGCCGCAGTATGAGGAGACCGAACGAACGGCCTGGCTCGAAGGTGTGGCAGCGGATGCCGCCAACCTGGACCGCGACGCGCTGCATCAGTTGCGCGTCGCGGTAACCGGCACTTAG
- a CDS encoding AlgP family protein gives MSATKKPVNTPLHLLQQLSGSLLEHLENACSQALADAEKLLAKLEKQRGKAQEKLHKSRTKLQDAAAAGKAKAQAKAKEAVKELENLLDALKDRQSETRSYILQLKRDAQESLKLAQGVGRVQEAVGKALSLRSAKPAAAPAKKAAAKPAAAKAPAKPAAKAPVKAAAKPAAKPAAKKPVAASAAKPAAKTTAAKPAAKPAAAKTAAAKPAAKTTAAKPAVAKTAAAKPAAKTAAKPAARTAAAKPAAKPAAKPVAAKTAAAKPAAKTAAKPAAKAAAKPAAKPAAKTAAAKPAAAAKPATAAKPAAAKPAAKPAAKPAAKPAAKPAVKKPVAAAKPPVAPAIKPATPAPASSASSAPAATTSTTTSAPTPAASSSTSTTPTSAS, from the coding sequence ATGTCGGCCACCAAGAAGCCTGTAAATACTCCGTTGCACTTACTCCAACAACTCTCGGGCAGCTTGCTCGAGCATTTGGAAAACGCTTGTTCCCAAGCTCTGGCTGATGCTGAAAAACTGCTCGCCAAGTTGGAAAAGCAGCGCGGAAAAGCGCAGGAAAAACTGCACAAATCCCGGACCAAATTGCAGGACGCTGCGGCGGCCGGCAAAGCCAAGGCGCAAGCCAAGGCCAAAGAGGCGGTGAAAGAGCTTGAGAACTTGCTCGATGCCCTCAAGGATCGTCAGTCCGAAACGCGCAGCTACATCCTGCAACTCAAACGCGACGCTCAAGAAAGCCTGAAACTGGCCCAGGGTGTCGGTCGTGTCCAAGAGGCTGTCGGCAAGGCGTTGTCCCTGCGTTCGGCCAAACCAGCTGCGGCACCTGCGAAGAAAGCCGCTGCCAAACCAGCTGCTGCAAAAGCACCGGCCAAGCCTGCTGCCAAAGCTCCGGTAAAAGCCGCAGCCAAGCCAGCCGCAAAACCGGCGGCTAAAAAACCAGTCGCTGCCAGTGCTGCGAAACCAGCGGCTAAAACGACGGCTGCCAAACCTGCCGCCAAGCCAGCTGCTGCCAAAACAGCTGCCGCTAAACCGGCTGCAAAAACCACGGCTGCCAAACCCGCCGTGGCAAAAACTGCAGCGGCAAAACCAGCGGCTAAAACTGCTGCCAAGCCAGCCGCTAGAACTGCCGCCGCGAAACCTGCTGCCAAGCCAGCTGCCAAACCTGTCGCGGCTAAAACCGCCGCAGCCAAGCCTGCTGCAAAAACAGCTGCTAAACCGGCTGCAAAAGCTGCGGCCAAACCCGCCGCGAAACCAGCTGCCAAAACTGCTGCTGCGAAACCTGCGGCTGCTGCCAAGCCAGCCACTGCAGCCAAACCAGCCGCCGCAAAACCGGCTGCAAAACCGGCTGCAAAACCAGCAGCCAAGCCAGCCGCAAAACCGGCCGTGAAAAAGCCAGTCGCCGCTGCCAAGCCGCCTGTTGCGCCAGCGATCAAGCCAGCAACTCCGGCCCCGGCCTCCTCGGCTTCGTCCGCGCCTGCAGCAACCACCTCGACAACCACCTCTGCGCCAACGCCAGCCGCGTCGTCGAGCACCAGCACCACCCCAACCAGCGCTTCCTAA
- a CDS encoding FKBP-type peptidyl-prolyl cis-trans isomerase: MSRYLFLSLCVFFSVAQAAEKTAENDAHDLAYSLGASLGERLRQEVPELQLQALLEGLQQAYQGKPLALKDERIEQILAEHEARIAMQSPVPQSELALENERRFLAEEKAKPGVRELTDGILLTELAPGTGAKAGPNGKVQVLYIGRLPDGSVFDQNSQPQWFSLDSVITGWRSALQNMPVGAKWRLVIPSAQAYGADGAGDLIAPFTPLVFEVELRGATS, translated from the coding sequence ATGTCGCGCTACCTTTTTTTATCGCTGTGCGTGTTTTTTTCCGTGGCCCAGGCCGCCGAAAAAACCGCCGAAAATGACGCTCACGATCTCGCTTACAGCTTGGGCGCAAGCCTTGGCGAACGCTTGCGCCAGGAAGTTCCGGAACTGCAACTTCAGGCCCTGCTCGAAGGTTTGCAGCAAGCCTATCAAGGTAAGCCGCTGGCATTGAAAGATGAGCGGATCGAACAGATTCTGGCCGAGCATGAAGCCCGGATTGCCATGCAATCGCCTGTGCCGCAAAGCGAACTGGCTTTGGAAAACGAGCGACGTTTTCTCGCCGAGGAAAAAGCCAAACCCGGCGTTCGCGAACTGACCGATGGAATATTGCTGACAGAGCTGGCGCCAGGCACTGGCGCCAAGGCTGGTCCGAACGGTAAGGTCCAGGTGCTGTACATCGGACGCCTGCCTGACGGCTCAGTGTTCGACCAGAATAGCCAGCCGCAGTGGTTCAGTCTTGATAGTGTGATTACGGGCTGGCGCAGTGCGCTGCAAAACATGCCGGTCGGCGCGAAATGGCGCCTCGTGATTCCATCGGCCCAAGCCTACGGTGCCGACGGTGCCGGCGACCTGATCGCGCCGTTCACACCACTGGTATTCGAAGTCGAATTGCGTGGTGCTACAAGCTGA
- a CDS encoding Rsd/AlgQ family anti-sigma factor — translation MLESCQNAQERWGGVHLLIDRWLQERHELVRAYDALGAKPEALGENRKPLQEFCGVLVDYVSAGHFEIYEQLTGEAKAFGDTRGLELAETIYPRIDVITEKLLAFNDLCDAGKCVAEKFKELGGLLHERFELEDCLIEVLHTAHKEEDSVQA, via the coding sequence ATGCTCGAAAGTTGTCAGAATGCTCAGGAACGCTGGGGTGGAGTGCATCTGCTGATCGATCGCTGGTTGCAGGAGCGTCACGAACTGGTTCGGGCCTATGATGCTCTCGGCGCCAAGCCCGAAGCTTTGGGCGAGAACCGAAAACCGTTGCAGGAATTCTGCGGTGTGCTGGTCGACTACGTGTCTGCCGGGCATTTCGAGATCTACGAACAACTGACTGGCGAAGCCAAGGCGTTCGGTGATACTCGCGGTCTGGAGTTGGCCGAGACGATTTACCCGCGCATCGACGTCATTACCGAAAAGTTGCTGGCGTTCAACGATCTGTGTGATGCCGGTAAGTGTGTCGCGGAGAAATTCAAGGAGTTGGGTGGCTTGTTACACGAACGCTTCGAGCTGGAAGATTGCCTGATCGAAGTGCTGCACACCGCTCACAAGGAAGAGGATTCGGTTCAGGCTTGA